Below is a window of Apodemus sylvaticus chromosome 5, mApoSyl1.1, whole genome shotgun sequence DNA.
CCGCCCAAATTCTTACACCCTTCAGCCGCTAGGCCAAGCAGCCACGGGGCTATTCTGCCTCTCCCACTGTTGTTTCCAGAGCGTCCTATCATTGGGTCCATGCTTTGGGGCTGGGCTTCCTCCACTGGGCAAAATGCAGTTAAGATCCATCCTTTGCTTGTTCTGGGAACAGAAGTTAGCCCAGCTGAATTCTGTGGTTCTGAATGAGCACGTGTGGATTATCCACCCCTAGGGTGAGGGACACACGGGATGTGACTAGCCACTCAGGAATTCAGAGTATGAGTGACACAGATGGGCACTGGAGTTCCTGGGGATAGGCAGGCCCGGGGAAGGGGGCCCTGGGGCAGGCTGGGCTCTCAGAACCCCATGTCTCTTCCCACATAGGGTATGGTCATGCCGCGCCGGGCACGGACTCAGGCAAGGTGTTCTGCATGTTCTATGCCCTCTTGGGCATCCCCTTGACGCTGGTCACCTTTCAGAGCCTGGGCGAGCGTCTGAACGCACTGGTGCGGTGTCTGCTGCTGGCAGCCAAGCGCTGCCTGGGCCTGCGGCGGCCGCACGTATCTGCTGAGAACATGGTGGTGGCCGGGCTGctgctgtgtgccaccaccctgGCCCTAGGCGCCGCCGCCTTCGCGCATTTCGAGGGCTGGACCTTCTTCCACGCCTACTACTACTGCTTCATCACCCTCACCACCATCGGCTTCGGCGACTTCGTGGCGTTGCAGAGAGACGAGGCGCTGCAAAGGAAGCCACCCTATGTGGCCTTCAGCTTCCTCTACATCCTGCTGGGGCTCACGGTCATCGGTGCCTTCCTCAACCTGGTGGTCCTGCGCTTCCTCGCCAGCGCCGAAGCCCCGGAGCGCGCAGCCCACCGCCGTGCCAGCGTGTTCCGCAGGGGGGCGCCCAAGAGCCGCGGCCGCGCCGGTGCCCCCACCTGCATCCCTCGCCCTTTCCATCAGCTGGAGACCTGGGCCTGTGACAACCCAGCCTTCTCACCTCCCATAAGCCCAGAAGCCACGCATCATTGCCACAGCAGCCCAGACAGACCCCGAGCCCGGAGGAAGTCCATCTGACAATCCTTCCCCACCCGGGCCAGGCCTGGCCTATGTCTAGCTCCGCCTGTTAGCAAACCCACCCTTCTTTCCGGCTTGGAGGGGGTTGAGGCTCCCGTCACCATCTGTGGATCATCCCTTCTAGACACATAGACATGCTGCACTAACAGCAGAAGACGACTCTGCAGCCACCTGGGGGTGTAAACTGTTTAGTCTAAACTTGTAGGAAAACGTGGCCATCAGCATCTAGGAGGGGTGATACCCAGGTCAAGCATCCCTATCTGATCCTTCAAAGGACGACAAATAGCTAATTTCTGCTCTGAAGAGGACACAAGACATCTTGCAGGGGGAGAGGTACGACTTTAAACACCAGAATTCTACTAGTAAGGCTGGGTGCTCTTGCTAGAAGCATGGAGATAGACTGGCTGAAGGGAATTTAGGGCTCACCGTGGACAATTTTTGCACTATAGAAACGACTGCATTTTCTTTGCTCTGCATGAGGAGTGGAATATTAGCCCGTGTGTAAATGGCTGTCCCCACTGTCAAACAGATGCCTTGTCACAGGCCAGCGCCCATGTCACTACCTATAGGCAGCTCAGTGCTGTGGGATGAATTTCATTCTGAATCCCACCAATCATCATTGGTTATATATCACTGGGACTCTCATCCCTTTCCTGGACCTTAGCTTCCCAGTCAATAAAACAGGGTTCTTCTGCAGACCCAGCTTCTCAccgactctggaggcagagctccCTGATGCAGGCACAGAGGATGTTAATGAGCCCATTGGAGGCGCCTTGGCACCCTGGAGTGGTCACCCCTTAAAGGGCCAGCATCTATTCTCTTCCCAGGTAGAACTGTCCCTGTGTAAAGCAAGAGCAAAACCAGGGTAGAAAAGCCAAAAACTTTAATTTCCAACATGAGCTATGTGGTCATGAATACAACGCCATGTGACCCGCTCCAACTCAGACGTCCCCAAAGCCCTCCCTCCCTGGAGGACCAGGGTGTTCCTGCTCCCCAAGAGGACACAGGGTAAGGTGGGTAGATGAAGGGAGGCTCCCAGCCCAAGGACTCTGGGGACCCACCTTCCTGCCACCTTGCAGGATGGCACAAAGAACTCAGAGGTCACGCCCGTGCCTGCTTCCAGTCTTCCACCCAGCCCACACAGGCTCTCCTGCTGAAATGAAAAACCCTTGGAGCTTGCTAAGTAAGCCTAAAGAAACTCTCTCTCCATCACGGTCCTGTTCTGCAGACACAGGGTCCCTTTGAGGGCCAAGAGAGCCATTGCAGGGGACAGAAAGGGGTCTAAGGCTCTGGGCCTGGTGTAGGACTGCTGCTCAAGAAATAAATGCAGGTGATCTTGCCTGGTGCAACAGTTCTGCCTTGGGAGAGTGTGGGAGCCCCTGTGCTGTTTCTGAACCCCAAAGTGCTCAAGAAGGAACCCGGTGGGGAATCACGCGTGAACGGCCTAACTGCCTCTGCTATGTGCTTGCGCGCCTGCGCTGTGGACCACGGGAGAAGGAGCTAGCACTGTCAGAGACAGAACTTGAGCAGGCACCCCTCTCTCTCAGGACCTCCTCTGTTCCCACCTGAAAACGAGGCTAACAATACAAGCATCTCTTCCCTTGCTCTTTGGGGCTCTCATGGGGGGGTCAGAGTAGAATCATGGAGGACAAGGCTGTGAGAGGCGCTCTGGGAAGGGGTGCTATCGCATCTGAAGGATAGAGAGAATACTTCtctgagtcccccccccccacacacacacacactctacaaacCCAGGAGG
It encodes the following:
- the Kcnk15 gene encoding potassium channel subfamily K member 15, producing the protein MRKQSARTAALILCILSYLLVGAAVFDALESEAERSRQRLLARKRGEFRRKYRFSADDYRELERLALQAEPHRAGRQWRFAGSFYFAITVITTIGYGHAAPGTDSGKVFCMFYALLGIPLTLVTFQSLGERLNALVRCLLLAAKRCLGLRRPHVSAENMVVAGLLLCATTLALGAAAFAHFEGWTFFHAYYYCFITLTTIGFGDFVALQRDEALQRKPPYVAFSFLYILLGLTVIGAFLNLVVLRFLASAEAPERAAHRRASVFRRGAPKSRGRAGAPTCIPRPFHQLETWACDNPAFSPPISPEATHHCHSSPDRPRARRKSI